In [Leptolyngbya] sp. PCC 7376, a genomic segment contains:
- a CDS encoding ABC transporter permease: MITKSPLEPKVQRPTRMLKPSLFWDITSGIPKQLRWSLMAISIVLPLILWGVIAAQGWVKPLFLPSPAAVGGAIAELWQSGDLQKDIIYSVLRVLAGFTFAVIVSIPLGISMGVFASLRALFEPIIGIVRYMPAPAFIPLLVLYFGVGETPKVLLIFIGTLFFNTLMVMDAVKFVPKELIEATYTLGGTRPQVVFRVIFPYVLPKIIDAGRVNIAASWNLVIVSELVAATEGLGRRISVAQRFLNTEQIFAGLIVIGLIGLTIDLCFVWMQRLMCRWSLD, translated from the coding sequence ATGATTACTAAATCTCCCCTGGAACCGAAAGTCCAACGTCCGACGCGAATGCTAAAACCTTCCCTGTTTTGGGATATTACCTCTGGCATTCCGAAGCAGCTCCGTTGGTCTTTGATGGCAATTTCGATTGTGTTGCCGTTAATTCTCTGGGGGGTGATCGCCGCGCAGGGTTGGGTGAAACCTTTATTCCTCCCATCTCCCGCTGCCGTCGGTGGGGCGATCGCCGAACTGTGGCAAAGTGGCGATCTCCAAAAAGATATTATCTATAGCGTTTTGCGAGTCTTGGCTGGGTTTACCTTTGCCGTGATTGTCTCAATTCCCCTCGGCATTTCGATGGGAGTGTTTGCCAGTCTGCGCGCCTTATTTGAGCCGATTATTGGCATTGTCCGTTATATGCCAGCACCCGCGTTTATTCCGCTGCTCGTCCTCTATTTTGGCGTCGGCGAAACCCCGAAAGTTTTACTGATTTTTATTGGCACCTTATTTTTCAATACCTTGATGGTGATGGATGCCGTCAAGTTCGTTCCCAAGGAATTAATCGAAGCCACATATACTCTCGGTGGAACAAGGCCACAAGTGGTTTTTCGTGTGATTTTTCCCTATGTTCTCCCGAAAATCATTGATGCTGGTCGGGTCAATATTGCCGCTTCTTGGAACCTCGTGATTGTTTCAGAATTAGTTGCAGCAACAGAGGGATTGGGACGTAGGATTAGCGTTGCTCAACGATTCCTCAATACCGAACAAATTTTTGCTGGTCTAATCGTCATTGGTCTAATCGGTTTAACGATTGATCTGTGTTTTGTCTGGATGCAACGGCTAATGTGTCGCTGGTCTCTTGATTAA
- a CDS encoding ABC transporter substrate-binding protein, with translation MLKLPNVLLRPALFVAGAAITLAGCQPAPTPVDEESTSTPEETTTETSETTETETVTLGFSAWPGWFPWQIAEEKGLFEENGVDVNLTWFDGYLDSINAFAAGQLDANTQTLNDTISSVAAGSDQVIVLVNDNSTGNDQIIVSEEINAVLDLKGKAIAIEEGTVDHFLLLLALEEEGMGSDDVEIKPLETGAAAAAFVAGQVDAVGAFAPFTTQALEREGSKTLISSADFPGAIPDHLVVSRELIDENPEAVQGLIDTWFATLEFIEENPDEAIEIMAERANVTVEEYKEYDAGTTIFSIEDNLEAFSSTEESMTSLTYAANEINTFLVEAGLVAEAANLDNLFDSSFVEAYAEK, from the coding sequence ATTGCGTCCTGCATTATTTGTTGCGGGGGCTGCGATTACCCTTGCGGGTTGTCAACCTGCACCAACTCCCGTAGACGAAGAAAGCACTTCAACTCCTGAAGAAACCACCACTGAAACATCTGAAACGACTGAGACAGAAACAGTCACCCTTGGCTTTAGTGCTTGGCCCGGTTGGTTCCCATGGCAAATTGCTGAAGAGAAAGGTCTTTTCGAAGAGAATGGTGTCGATGTCAATCTAACTTGGTTTGATGGTTATCTTGATTCGATTAATGCGTTTGCCGCAGGTCAACTTGATGCCAATACCCAAACACTGAACGACACGATTAGTTCTGTGGCGGCAGGTTCGGATCAAGTGATTGTCCTTGTGAATGACAACTCCACTGGTAATGACCAGATTATTGTCAGCGAAGAAATTAATGCGGTTCTGGATCTTAAAGGGAAGGCGATCGCCATTGAAGAAGGTACGGTTGATCACTTCTTGTTATTGCTTGCCTTAGAAGAAGAAGGCATGGGTTCAGATGATGTGGAGATTAAGCCTTTAGAAACAGGTGCTGCTGCTGCTGCATTTGTGGCGGGTCAAGTGGATGCTGTTGGTGCATTTGCCCCCTTTACTACCCAAGCTCTTGAGCGCGAAGGCAGCAAAACGCTCATTTCTTCGGCTGATTTCCCTGGTGCAATTCCGGATCACCTTGTGGTTAGCCGTGAATTGATTGATGAGAATCCTGAGGCAGTTCAAGGTTTGATTGATACTTGGTTTGCGACCCTTGAGTTTATCGAGGAGAATCCAGACGAGGCTATTGAAATTATGGCTGAGCGCGCCAATGTGACCGTCGAGGAATACAAAGAGTACGACGCCGGCACAACGATTTTCAGCATTGAAGATAACCTTGAGGCTTTTTCTTCAACAGAAGAAAGTATGACTTCCCTCACCTATGCAGCTAATGAAATCAATACTTTTCTGGTTGAAGCGGGCTTAGTGGCAGAAGCCGCAAATTTAGACAATTTATTTGACTCTAGTTTTGTAGAAGCCTACGCCGAGAAGTAA